One Anastrepha obliqua isolate idAnaObli1 chromosome 6, idAnaObli1_1.0, whole genome shotgun sequence DNA window includes the following coding sequences:
- the LOC129250676 gene encoding uncharacterized protein LOC129250676 yields the protein MQLISACNPGLPTAGWQFVKAFDNTVTVDGVVKKRATTQVMLLLTNDSLEPLAKSEGIINHGFGKVRVRTYKTDANAIDQLASEIEANDAEEDPMESSSDVKSIDLEGYCSAGSELTSRLKKMSTSTTTGLPAVSSTTYSERELLSESQEDESAKNASPSNKPSS from the coding sequence ATGCAACTAATAAGTGCATGCAATCCAGGCCTACCAACGGCGGGCTGGCAATTTGTCAAGGCTTTTGACAATACTGTAACAGTAGACGGTGTGGTGAAGAAACGTGCCACAACGCAGGTAATGCTCTTGCTAACGAACGACTCGCTAGAACCTTTGGCGAAAAGCGAAGGTATCATAAATCACGGTTTTGGCAAGGTGCGAGTCAGGACCTATAAAACAGATGCTAATGCCATCGACCAATTGGCCTCAGAGATTGAAGCTAACGACGCTGAGGAAGATCCAATGGAGTCCTCAAGCGACGTCAAGAGCATCGACTTAGAAGGGTACTGTTCAGCAGGGTCTGAGCTCACATCTAGACTTAAGAAAATGAGTACGAGTACGACAACTGGGCTTCCAGCTGTTTCGAGTACAACGTACTCAGAAAGAGAGCTCCTGAGCGAGTCACAAGAAGATGAGAGTGCAAAGAATGCGTCTCCTTCAAATAAACCTTCATCATAG